CGAGGCCTGTCAGAACTGCGACGCGCTCTGTGCGACCCGCGAGACCGTCGTCCACGGCTACGGCGACGTCGGTGCGGAGTTCCTCTTCCTGGGCCCCGCTCCGAGTGAGGGTGCGGACGCCTCCGGCATCCCGTTCACGGGCGAGCGCGAGCGGGAGCTCCTGGATATCCTCACGGCCGTCGACATGTGCGAGGACCCCGACGCCGACGAACCGGCGCTCCCCAACGCCTTCCTCACGTACGTCACGCGCTGTCGACACCCCGACCGCGAGGCGACCGAGGAGGAGGTGGTGAACTGCGAGCCGTATCTCAACAGCGAGATACGGATGATCAACCCCGAAATCCTCGTCCCCGTCGGCCAGCGCCCGCTCGAAGAGTTGGCCTTCGAGTA
This DNA window, taken from Haloarcula ordinaria, encodes the following:
- a CDS encoding uracil-DNA glycosylase; the protein is MDANQESMSNPFGMDEACQNCDALCATRETVVHGYGDVGAEFLFLGPAPSEGADASGIPFTGERERELLDILTAVDMCEDPDADEPALPNAFLTYVTRCRHPDREATEEEVVNCEPYLNSEIRMINPEILVPVGQRPLEELAFEYTTERAEDLDVTERHATTIRGRGFEIIPMMAPVEQTDEERTAFLDHFSETLGRDYRQTKGRRGR